In Alteromonas mediterranea DE, a single genomic region encodes these proteins:
- a CDS encoding translocation/assembly module TamB domain-containing protein, with translation MRKRTISAILLSPILLLVAVYALLISPLGGPTVKLVANTFVDNLSIDAIDGGFADTLEVHNVQWENPQWKVSAQYAYIDITWRCLFEPKVCVNELTLENATLTQLALAPEAPDETDANDEFALPLPIEVEYLALSNIKLALLTTIVEIDELELVDFNGNEALSLDSLATKGVKVALVEQGTDSPSTSPANAPNTPPKNQKNAEPEKVKDSPLPTSYSLTYDVPQLPTITSPIPFSLGTLLVEDLQVIQGESIERVALISLLQTRFKGSEIAVEEMTVVHEKGELRGSASATLEDNFPLNAKIKVNTQFDDAPQTLVMDASGAADDLTLSVSATGAISADANLKINILDENLPIEFTANWQEQAIPTMENALLKEGQLSLFGTMGDYQLQGDGAATLPDLGNIPVSLDVVLKKNNIYVNQANISALEGSLANTGTLYLNETIAWEGKTTLTDVSAQQFSTYAPQQLNGEIDSILQYSERGGLHMSLRDLNISGVLQGKPLQVKGNAVYAGPSDLFVTNVNIIQENEQEKNTIRAIAQVLNKRHLNADIDISVNAINSLYPEVTGAVNGNIKASGPWQNPRANGALALSDITVSPNLNASAAQQGPLNGNVAIDGTYKDHHAEIDLAVPDNNIALSLKGAWSNNHWIGEISDTTLKLANMQWTLSSPFSLDIGTAPVTAKIGKHCWTSRRDGELCVSNVNYQESKANWDISASSLPVGLWANELAPTMVSSPSKATLSIKTKGSYSQQDPIDATFTASMSKAPWQLGETRPLTLTINSIETTGKIKQGQLASTSLISSQDIGDATLTLNTRPFDEQIPLDGKLVMEGLNVAPFKPLSPAIRTLTGLLNGNITLSGYVDDPSLNGELTVSNGAIDIQDTPVTLADWNQKVVLNDQTASLDGTFVLGGGKGTLKGELDWSSTPSATFNLKGNGFEIRQPDIRLKVSPNIDIAATQEKVDVNGEVNIPWARIEIESLPESAVSPSKDVHLRGEPDREEPLDIVHASVLVNIDKNKTEQVKLEAFGLTASLFGGIRVNTQPALVGYGDLQIINGRYSAYGQQLIIQTGEVQFNGPIDQPLLLVEAIRDPAKTDDDVIAGIRIDGAADAPSINLFSEPAMDQQGVLSYLLTGSGPNSGTQDPNYAALLLGFGLSNTETLTGQVGSALGIDEFSLSTNENMLSVTGQINDRLSVEYNVDVGLSNNDANSTLRRRQLPPDLALKYQLLPSLYLEAIQTTLEDQSEFALDLYYEFFLGDNRTDSSRNDDEDENGTDEADEADKEDEPVEQSQKGNATSDGNTPNASPKDSLF, from the coding sequence ATGGAAAGTGTCAGCCCAATACGCCTATATCGATATAACATGGCGCTGCCTGTTTGAACCTAAAGTGTGCGTTAATGAACTCACGCTTGAAAATGCGACGTTAACCCAACTTGCCTTAGCTCCAGAAGCGCCAGACGAAACCGATGCTAACGATGAGTTTGCTTTGCCACTTCCCATCGAAGTCGAGTACTTAGCGTTAAGCAATATTAAGCTTGCGCTACTCACCACTATCGTCGAAATTGATGAACTAGAACTCGTCGACTTTAACGGTAATGAGGCACTTTCACTTGATAGTTTAGCGACGAAAGGGGTAAAGGTAGCGCTTGTTGAGCAAGGCACAGATTCACCATCGACATCACCGGCTAACGCCCCTAATACGCCACCCAAGAATCAGAAAAACGCAGAGCCAGAAAAGGTAAAAGACAGCCCTTTGCCTACGTCGTACTCATTGACCTACGATGTACCACAGTTACCTACAATTACATCACCGATTCCTTTTTCCCTCGGCACCTTATTAGTTGAAGACTTACAAGTTATACAGGGTGAAAGTATCGAACGAGTGGCGCTTATCTCGCTTTTGCAAACCCGTTTTAAAGGCAGCGAAATAGCGGTTGAAGAAATGACAGTGGTGCATGAAAAAGGGGAGCTTAGAGGGAGCGCAAGTGCCACACTTGAAGACAATTTCCCGCTCAATGCCAAAATTAAGGTTAACACTCAATTTGACGATGCGCCGCAAACACTCGTTATGGATGCATCCGGTGCTGCAGACGACCTCACGCTATCGGTTAGTGCCACAGGAGCGATTAGCGCTGATGCCAATTTAAAAATCAATATTCTCGACGAAAATTTACCTATTGAGTTCACCGCAAATTGGCAAGAGCAGGCTATACCAACCATGGAAAATGCCCTGTTAAAAGAGGGGCAATTATCCCTTTTTGGCACCATGGGTGATTACCAGCTTCAAGGTGATGGCGCGGCAACGCTGCCCGACCTTGGCAATATCCCCGTATCGTTAGATGTGGTACTTAAAAAGAATAATATTTATGTTAACCAGGCCAATATCAGCGCACTGGAAGGAAGCTTAGCGAATACGGGAACGCTGTATTTAAATGAGACTATCGCCTGGGAAGGCAAAACCACCTTAACTGATGTGTCAGCGCAACAATTCAGCACTTATGCCCCTCAACAGCTAAACGGCGAAATTGACAGTATTTTGCAATATTCCGAGCGCGGCGGCCTGCACATGAGCTTAAGAGACTTGAACATTTCAGGTGTACTGCAGGGTAAGCCGCTTCAAGTAAAAGGCAATGCAGTATATGCAGGCCCGAGCGACTTATTCGTTACCAACGTCAATATCATCCAAGAAAACGAGCAAGAAAAAAATACCATTCGTGCTATCGCTCAGGTTTTAAATAAGCGTCATTTAAATGCAGATATTGATATTAGCGTTAATGCCATCAATAGCCTTTACCCTGAAGTAACCGGGGCCGTGAATGGCAATATCAAAGCATCGGGGCCTTGGCAAAACCCTCGCGCAAACGGCGCGTTAGCGCTTTCTGATATCACCGTATCTCCTAACTTAAATGCTTCAGCCGCTCAGCAAGGGCCGTTAAACGGGAACGTTGCCATAGACGGCACCTATAAAGATCATCACGCTGAAATTGACCTTGCCGTACCTGATAACAACATAGCCCTTAGCCTCAAAGGGGCGTGGAGTAATAACCACTGGATTGGCGAAATTAGTGATACCACGTTAAAGCTTGCCAATATGCAGTGGACATTATCAAGCCCGTTCAGTCTAGATATCGGCACAGCCCCCGTCACGGCAAAGATAGGCAAGCACTGCTGGACCTCCCGCAGAGACGGCGAATTGTGCGTATCAAACGTTAACTATCAAGAAAGTAAGGCCAACTGGGACATTAGTGCCTCATCCTTACCAGTAGGTCTCTGGGCCAATGAGCTGGCACCCACCATGGTTTCAAGCCCCTCCAAAGCGACCCTTAGTATAAAAACAAAAGGGAGTTACTCACAGCAAGACCCTATAGACGCCACGTTTACGGCGTCAATGAGTAAAGCCCCTTGGCAGCTGGGTGAAACCAGACCGCTAACCCTTACCATTAACTCAATCGAGACAACCGGTAAGATTAAACAAGGGCAATTAGCGTCAACCTCACTGATTTCGAGTCAAGACATTGGTGATGCTACGCTAACCCTAAATACGCGACCATTCGACGAGCAAATCCCCCTTGATGGAAAGCTGGTCATGGAAGGGCTAAATGTAGCACCGTTTAAGCCACTTTCTCCTGCTATCAGGACGCTTACAGGCCTACTCAACGGCAACATTACACTTAGTGGCTATGTTGACGACCCATCGCTGAACGGTGAGCTTACTGTTTCAAACGGCGCTATCGATATACAAGATACCCCAGTCACCCTCGCTGACTGGAACCAAAAAGTGGTGCTTAACGACCAAACCGCCTCGCTAGACGGAACCTTTGTATTGGGCGGCGGAAAAGGTACGCTAAAAGGGGAACTGGATTGGTCGTCTACCCCTAGCGCCACCTTCAATTTAAAAGGCAACGGCTTTGAAATTAGACAGCCCGACATTCGTCTTAAAGTGTCGCCAAATATTGACATTGCCGCGACGCAAGAAAAGGTCGATGTGAACGGCGAGGTCAACATACCGTGGGCGCGAATTGAAATTGAGTCGCTTCCAGAAAGCGCAGTGTCGCCGTCTAAAGATGTCCACCTGCGGGGGGAACCGGATAGAGAAGAACCGCTAGATATCGTACATGCGTCGGTGCTTGTAAACATCGATAAAAACAAAACCGAACAAGTAAAACTTGAGGCCTTTGGTCTTACCGCCAGCTTATTCGGCGGCATACGAGTGAATACGCAACCAGCGTTAGTTGGCTATGGCGACCTGCAAATAATAAACGGTCGCTATAGCGCCTATGGTCAGCAGTTGATTATTCAAACCGGCGAAGTTCAGTTTAACGGCCCTATCGACCAACCGTTGCTACTGGTAGAGGCCATACGCGACCCAGCTAAAACTGACGACGATGTCATAGCCGGTATTCGTATAGACGGCGCGGCTGACGCCCCCAGTATAAATTTGTTTTCTGAGCCCGCAATGGACCAGCAGGGCGTATTGTCATACTTATTGACCGGCTCGGGCCCTAATTCGGGCACCCAAGATCCTAACTATGCTGCACTGCTATTGGGCTTTGGGCTTTCTAATACAGAAACTCTGACAGGGCAGGTAGGAAGTGCGTTGGGCATTGATGAATTCAGCTTAAGTACCAATGAAAATATGCTCTCGGTCACTGGGCAAATTAACGACCGTTTATCAGTGGAATACAACGTAGATGTAGGCTTAAGTAATAATGATGCTAACAGCACCCTTCGACGCAGGCAGTTACCGCCAGACTTGGCGCTTAAATACCAGCTGCTTCCAAGCCTTTACTTAGAGGCGATTCAAACCACATTAGAAGATCAGTCGGAGTTTGCTTTAGATCTCTACTATGAGTTCTTCTTAGGCGATAACAGAACCGATAGCTCCCGTAATGACGATGAAGACGAAAATGGCACTGATGAGGCTGATGAGGCTGATAAGGAGGATGAGCCTGTAGAGCAAAGCCAAAAAGGCAACGCTACCTCGGATGGCAACACCCCTAACGCAAGCCCAAAAGACTCATTGTTTTAA
- a CDS encoding RNA polymerase sigma factor: MGQGFDDIFAKHGALLSRVANSYEANEAMQQELLQEIAIAVWQGLSRFKGDSSVKTYILKIAHNRAVTHVANQVKRLDTHQYDQDDKGSDGFVSQVRSPEEVSSQHQSLERLLRAVRALPLQPRQVLTLSLEGLSYDEIADVCGLTKNHVGVILKRAKQSIMQEQPHA, translated from the coding sequence TTGGGGCAGGGTTTTGACGATATTTTTGCAAAGCACGGCGCACTGCTAAGTCGCGTAGCCAATAGCTATGAGGCAAACGAGGCAATGCAGCAAGAGCTCTTGCAAGAAATTGCGATTGCCGTATGGCAAGGCTTGTCTCGCTTTAAGGGCGACAGCAGCGTAAAAACCTACATATTAAAGATAGCGCACAACCGGGCGGTAACCCACGTGGCAAATCAGGTGAAGCGCCTCGATACCCATCAATACGATCAAGACGATAAGGGCTCGGATGGGTTTGTAAGCCAGGTTCGCTCTCCCGAGGAAGTATCGAGCCAGCACCAGTCATTAGAGCGCTTACTCCGTGCTGTACGGGCGTTACCTTTGCAGCCACGGCAAGTGCTTACGCTTTCCCTTGAGGGCTTAAGTTACGATGAAATTGCAGACGTGTGCGGCCTTACCAAAAACCATGTTGGCGTTATTTTAAAGCGCGCCAAACAAAGTATCATGCAGGAGCAACCTCATGCATAA
- a CDS encoding DMT family transporter: MNNATLFALCCLIWGSTWIAITYQIGHTSETFAIALRYLLASACLGAYCVIKRLPLKLPLHVHIKMAAVGLFLYSLNYTLLYMAQAHIISALLALMSSCIIYINVVLRRWWLKEPIRKEVVIGATFGLLGIVCLFVPEFSKVSMDAALATGLAIAFVSLFCASTGNVISERILTSGTPVIQMNFYAMSYAMVLLFVTSLAMPGELIIPSSVEFYLSLFYLAVFGSVFAFGAYMKLLKQMGADKAAYVVLVYPMVALVISTFFEGYTWSVLSVTGVIIVLIGNAIAMGKVPRFMRRPPVTS; this comes from the coding sequence ATGAATAACGCTACGCTGTTTGCATTGTGTTGCTTAATTTGGGGTTCTACCTGGATTGCTATTACTTACCAAATCGGCCACACCTCTGAAACCTTTGCTATTGCCCTGAGGTACTTATTGGCGTCGGCGTGTTTGGGCGCCTATTGCGTAATAAAACGCTTACCTTTGAAGCTACCGCTGCATGTTCACATAAAAATGGCCGCCGTCGGACTATTTCTCTACAGCCTCAACTACACGTTACTGTACATGGCGCAGGCGCACATTATTAGCGCTCTTTTAGCGCTGATGAGTTCTTGCATAATATATATTAACGTTGTGCTTCGTCGCTGGTGGTTAAAAGAGCCGATTAGAAAGGAGGTAGTGATTGGTGCTACTTTTGGCTTGCTCGGCATTGTGTGTTTATTTGTGCCTGAGTTTTCCAAGGTGTCGATGGATGCTGCTCTTGCTACCGGTCTCGCTATTGCCTTTGTCAGTTTATTTTGTGCCTCGACGGGCAATGTTATTTCGGAACGCATACTGACATCCGGTACACCCGTTATTCAAATGAACTTCTATGCCATGAGTTACGCCATGGTGTTGCTATTTGTGACGTCTTTGGCCATGCCAGGGGAGCTGATTATTCCCAGCAGCGTAGAGTTTTATTTATCGCTTTTTTACTTAGCTGTATTTGGCTCTGTGTTCGCCTTCGGTGCGTATATGAAGCTTTTAAAGCAAATGGGCGCGGACAAGGCGGCCTATGTGGTATTGGTATACCCTATGGTTGCGCTGGTTATTTCAACGTTCTTTGAAGGTTATACGTGGAGCGTGTTGTCTGTTACCGGCGTGATTATCGTGCTTATAGGCAATGCGATTGCTATGGGAAAAGTACCGCGCTTTATGCGTCGCCCTCCTGTGACCAGTTAG
- a CDS encoding D-2-hydroxyacid dehydrogenase, with amino-acid sequence MKKVVFLDAETMDLPSLDTSALDSLNADVTLYQQTQHKDVAERIHNADAVLVNKVVLSADELQRARKLRYIGVTATGMNNIDHDYCQQAGIIVQNVEGYGTDSVAQHTLTLALNLATNFVAYQHDVRNQAWSASSHFCLLNHPVVELAGKHAVIVGHGELGKRVETLFKAIGMQVSIAARPGKKDDPRPSLASLLPHADVVSLHCPLTEDTDKLINADTLSLMQPTAFLINTARGGLIDEQALYHALKHNKLGGAGLDVLSVEPPPADHVLLNESLPNLLVTPHNAWIGNGARQKLLDKALAHLATFLGQ; translated from the coding sequence ATGAAAAAAGTGGTATTTCTAGACGCTGAAACCATGGACTTACCTAGTCTTGATACGTCAGCCTTAGATAGCCTTAACGCAGACGTCACTTTATACCAACAAACCCAACATAAAGACGTAGCTGAGCGCATACACAATGCCGACGCAGTGCTTGTCAACAAAGTGGTATTAAGCGCAGATGAATTACAGCGGGCTAGGAAGCTGCGCTATATTGGCGTCACCGCCACAGGTATGAATAACATTGACCATGACTACTGCCAACAAGCCGGTATTATTGTGCAAAACGTTGAAGGCTATGGCACTGACAGTGTTGCCCAGCACACGTTGACCTTGGCGCTTAATTTGGCCACAAACTTTGTGGCGTATCAGCACGATGTGCGCAATCAGGCGTGGTCTGCATCCTCACACTTTTGTTTGCTAAACCACCCCGTGGTGGAGCTTGCGGGTAAGCATGCGGTGATTGTTGGGCATGGCGAGCTGGGCAAGCGTGTTGAAACCTTATTTAAGGCTATAGGAATGCAGGTGAGCATTGCTGCTCGTCCCGGCAAAAAAGATGATCCCCGCCCTAGCCTCGCCTCTCTTTTGCCTCACGCAGACGTAGTAAGTCTTCACTGTCCACTTACAGAAGATACCGACAAACTCATTAACGCCGATACCTTATCGCTAATGCAGCCAACGGCTTTTCTTATCAATACCGCCCGGGGTGGGCTTATTGATGAACAGGCGCTATACCATGCGCTTAAACACAACAAATTAGGTGGCGCTGGGCTTGATGTATTAAGTGTGGAGCCACCGCCAGCTGACCATGTGTTGCTTAACGAATCGTTACCAAACTTGCTGGTAACCCCTCACAACGCGTGGATTGGCAACGGAGCAAGACAAAAACTGCTTGATAAAGCCCTTGCACATTTAGCGACATTTTTAGGGCAGTAA
- a CDS encoding acyl-CoA thioesterase gives MTDITPTLADYPYKVTIATRWQDNDAYGHINNVVYYGFFDTAVNRFLIEEGGLDIHHGQTVAYVVSSQCQYVAPAAYPEDIFVALRVVKIGRSSVTYGLSVYAGENERRVAHGQFVHVFVDRKTDKAIPIPVDVKAALESICEAM, from the coding sequence ATGACTGATATCACGCCAACACTTGCCGATTATCCTTATAAGGTGACTATTGCTACGCGGTGGCAAGACAACGACGCATATGGGCACATTAATAATGTGGTTTATTATGGCTTTTTTGATACCGCCGTTAACCGCTTTTTAATTGAAGAAGGCGGGTTAGACATTCACCACGGGCAAACGGTGGCGTATGTGGTAAGCAGTCAGTGCCAGTACGTTGCGCCCGCCGCCTATCCTGAAGATATTTTTGTTGCGCTGCGCGTAGTTAAAATTGGCAGAAGTTCTGTGACCTATGGCTTATCGGTTTATGCTGGCGAAAATGAGCGCCGCGTAGCACACGGCCAATTTGTGCATGTATTTGTTGATAGAAAAACCGACAAAGCCATCCCTATTCCGGTAGACGTTAAAGCGGCCCTAGAATCAATTTGCGAGGCAATGTGA
- the proB gene encoding glutamate 5-kinase: protein MNRFTWQRAVIKVGSALIAPEGNECSGRYLLSLARFITASREAGKEVILVSSGSVAAGRSKVKVRHNASIAEKQAMAAIGQNLMMANWQRFFDFPCAQVLLTADDLRDRTRYVNIKNTLREILKHNALPIVNENDTVAANELKVGDNDNLGAYTALVAQADTLIICSDIDGLFTADPRKDNTATLIPHVGKIDSTIYGLAGGAGTAVGTGGMRTKIEAADKCTSSGIQTLIVNGRKGETFDALLEGEVPGTLFEASSTPANARRLWLTHTLKTAGRIEVDSGAKEALMQKGASLLPSGIIDVVGQFEQGDAVEVICQGAVVAKGLCLYNAKDLGLIKGKKSKDIASVLGYETTDVAVHRDDMVLY, encoded by the coding sequence ATGAACCGTTTTACTTGGCAACGTGCCGTTATTAAAGTTGGCAGTGCCCTCATTGCGCCAGAGGGAAATGAATGCAGTGGTCGCTACTTACTTTCTTTAGCGCGTTTTATTACCGCAAGCCGAGAGGCGGGCAAAGAAGTTATTCTGGTCTCTTCTGGTAGTGTGGCCGCTGGGCGCAGCAAAGTGAAGGTAAGGCACAATGCTTCTATTGCCGAGAAGCAAGCGATGGCAGCAATCGGTCAAAACCTTATGATGGCTAACTGGCAGCGCTTTTTCGACTTTCCTTGTGCGCAAGTGTTACTTACAGCGGATGACTTGCGGGATAGAACCCGTTACGTCAACATCAAAAACACCTTGCGAGAAATTTTAAAGCATAACGCCCTGCCTATCGTGAATGAAAACGATACGGTGGCCGCTAACGAGCTAAAGGTTGGAGATAACGACAATTTAGGCGCCTACACCGCATTGGTAGCCCAAGCCGACACCTTAATTATTTGCTCTGATATTGATGGTTTGTTTACCGCTGACCCTCGAAAAGACAACACCGCAACGCTTATTCCTCATGTTGGGAAAATTGATAGCACCATTTATGGACTGGCTGGTGGTGCTGGTACTGCGGTCGGCACGGGTGGTATGCGCACGAAAATAGAAGCCGCAGACAAATGTACCAGTAGCGGTATTCAAACGCTTATCGTTAACGGTAGAAAAGGCGAAACCTTTGATGCACTGCTTGAAGGCGAAGTGCCGGGTACGCTGTTTGAAGCAAGCAGCACACCGGCCAATGCACGCAGGCTGTGGCTTACTCACACCCTTAAAACCGCTGGCAGAATAGAAGTAGATAGCGGCGCTAAAGAAGCATTGATGCAAAAAGGTGCATCTTTGTTACCTTCAGGAATAATCGATGTCGTCGGACAATTTGAGCAAGGTGATGCGGTTGAAGTCATCTGCCAAGGTGCCGTTGTCGCTAAGGGACTTTGTTTGTATAACGCAAAAGACTTGGGCCTCATAAAAGGGAAAAAGTCGAAAGACATTGCCAGTGTGTTAGGTTATGAGACAACCGATGTCGCTGTTCATCGCGACGACATGGTGCTGTATTAA
- a CDS encoding M1 family aminopeptidase, with translation MSTAKRHFFWLAPVLSMLISLPSTAAIKQTKGDFEDKFRQLDEVLPTPNVYRNAAGEPGHQYWQQQVDYDIDVKLLEDERRIEASETITYHNNSPDTLKYLWIQLDQNKFRDDSMSALTTTFGGIGNRGPGTQAASGDKPAKLSMGALRRQQFVDDNELGYTISRVEDKSGNDLRHTIVGTLMRVDLAKPLKPGSEVTFDIDFAFNIVEEDAVSARAGYEHFPDDEREGGNDIFLLAQWFPRLAAYTDYEAWTNKEFIGRGEFTLEFGNYEVDITVPADHIVSSTGVLQNPKDVLTKTQRDRLKKAEKADRIVFIVSPEEAIENEKEGTSKLKTWTFKADNVRDFAWASSRKFAWDARGYQQGGDTQPLVMAMSFYPKEGGELWQKYSTESIIHTMDVYSRFSFDYPYPVAQSVNGPVGGMEYPMITFNGPRTELRDDGSRTYSLAEKRFLIGVVIHEVGHIYFPMTVNSDERQWTWMDEGLNSFLDGVAGREWDPTIPWGVEPRDITGYMKSQTQVPIMTQSDSVLRLGPNAYTKPAVALNILRETILGRELFDFAFKEYAQRWMFKRPTPSDFFRTMEEASGVDLDWFWRGWFYTTDHVDISLDSVYKLRLDTEDPDIDFAREREAEMEKPKSLTDIRNKEEGRKLWVDRFEDISDFYDENDRYTVTNKERNKYKKFLDKLEPWERKAFERAVKEDKNYYVLDFSNKGGLVMPIILELSFEDGTKEEMRIPAEIWRRTPKAVSKLIVTDKNKELVSVTVDPHWETADVNVENNHYPRRIIPSRIEAYKNKPRNTYEYRDLMHDSKTELKTDDDEDKDDE, from the coding sequence ATGAGCACCGCAAAACGACACTTTTTCTGGCTAGCGCCAGTGTTGTCTATGCTGATTTCTCTTCCAAGTACCGCCGCTATAAAACAAACTAAAGGCGATTTCGAAGATAAATTCCGTCAGCTAGACGAAGTTCTCCCTACTCCAAACGTATACCGTAACGCTGCTGGCGAGCCGGGTCATCAATACTGGCAGCAACAAGTAGATTACGATATTGACGTAAAACTACTTGAAGACGAGCGCCGCATTGAAGCAAGTGAAACCATTACGTATCACAACAACTCGCCAGATACGCTTAAGTATTTATGGATTCAGCTTGATCAAAACAAATTCCGCGATGACTCTATGTCAGCCCTTACCACAACCTTTGGTGGCATAGGTAACCGTGGGCCAGGCACACAGGCAGCGAGCGGCGATAAGCCCGCCAAGCTGAGCATGGGTGCGCTACGTCGCCAGCAGTTTGTTGACGATAACGAATTGGGTTACACCATCTCTCGTGTAGAAGACAAATCGGGTAATGATTTACGTCATACCATTGTTGGTACACTAATGCGTGTTGACCTTGCAAAGCCACTTAAACCTGGCAGCGAAGTCACTTTTGATATCGATTTTGCGTTCAACATTGTAGAAGAGGATGCAGTTTCAGCCCGTGCAGGTTACGAGCACTTCCCAGATGACGAGCGCGAGGGTGGCAACGACATCTTCTTGCTAGCCCAGTGGTTCCCACGCCTAGCTGCATACACTGACTACGAAGCTTGGACCAATAAAGAGTTCATTGGTCGCGGTGAATTCACGCTAGAATTTGGTAACTATGAAGTAGATATCACAGTTCCAGCGGATCATATTGTGTCTTCTACAGGTGTGCTTCAAAACCCGAAAGACGTGCTGACTAAAACGCAGCGCGATCGTTTGAAAAAAGCAGAAAAAGCTGACCGCATCGTATTTATCGTTTCTCCTGAAGAAGCGATTGAAAATGAAAAAGAAGGCACATCTAAGCTTAAAACTTGGACCTTCAAAGCCGATAACGTACGTGACTTCGCCTGGGCATCTTCGCGTAAGTTCGCGTGGGATGCACGCGGTTATCAACAAGGTGGCGACACGCAACCATTAGTTATGGCGATGTCTTTCTACCCGAAAGAAGGTGGCGAGCTATGGCAGAAGTATTCAACAGAATCCATCATCCACACTATGGATGTTTACAGCCGCTTTAGCTTTGATTACCCATACCCTGTTGCTCAGTCGGTAAATGGCCCGGTGGGCGGCATGGAATACCCCATGATCACCTTCAATGGCCCGCGTACAGAGCTACGCGATGACGGTTCACGCACTTATTCGCTTGCTGAAAAGCGCTTCCTTATTGGCGTGGTTATTCACGAAGTGGGTCACATTTATTTCCCTATGACAGTGAACTCTGATGAGCGTCAGTGGACGTGGATGGATGAAGGGCTAAACAGCTTCCTAGATGGCGTTGCCGGTCGTGAATGGGATCCTACGATTCCATGGGGTGTTGAGCCTCGCGATATTACAGGCTACATGAAGTCTCAAACCCAAGTGCCAATTATGACACAGTCTGATTCAGTACTTCGTTTAGGCCCTAATGCTTATACTAAGCCAGCGGTAGCACTTAACATTCTTCGTGAAACCATTCTTGGCCGTGAGCTTTTTGACTTTGCGTTTAAAGAATATGCGCAGCGTTGGATGTTCAAGCGTCCTACACCATCTGATTTCTTCCGCACCATGGAAGAAGCGTCAGGTGTAGATCTTGATTGGTTCTGGCGCGGGTGGTTCTATACTACCGACCACGTAGATATCAGCCTAGACAGCGTTTACAAGCTGCGTTTAGACACTGAAGATCCAGATATTGATTTTGCTCGCGAGCGCGAAGCAGAAATGGAAAAACCTAAGTCACTTACCGATATTCGCAACAAGGAAGAAGGTAGAAAGCTGTGGGTAGACCGCTTTGAAGATATCAGCGATTTTTACGACGAAAACGACCGCTACACGGTAACGAATAAAGAGCGCAATAAGTACAAGAAGTTTCTTGATAAGCTTGAGCCTTGGGAACGTAAAGCGTTTGAACGTGCAGTAAAAGAAGACAAAAACTACTACGTGCTAGATTTTAGCAACAAAGGGGGTTTGGTCATGCCGATTATCCTTGAGCTAAGTTTTGAAGACGGCACAAAAGAAGAAATGCGCATTCCTGCAGAAATCTGGCGTCGCACCCCGAAAGCGGTTAGCAAACTTATCGTTACCGATAAAAATAAAGAGCTGGTTAGCGTAACGGTTGACCCACACTGGGAAACTGCAGATGTAAATGTGGAAAACAATCACTACCCACGCCGCATCATTCCGTCGCGTATTGAAGCGTATAAGAATAAACCGCGTAATACCTATGAGTATCGCGACCTTATGCACGATTCAAAAACCGAACTGAAGACCGATGACGACGAGGATAAAGATGACGAGTAA
- a CDS encoding DUF6702 family protein gives MTSKLSLTRLQQSPRALLASVCMFMLTATVLVGAASYSTALQAHQIKAAITTVLFNPRTENIEVMHRFNLHDAEHAVKALFDKHADIMDDVETQQHFADYVARHFAILNAAGEPLTLADVGFEVEGKHFWVYQETAEPPVLEGVKIRHDALRDLWPKQVNTLNVEGKGDIRTLTFADSVNLLEVSFNSQNSDHH, from the coding sequence ATGACGAGTAAGTTGTCTTTGACCCGCCTGCAGCAGAGCCCTCGTGCTCTGCTTGCAAGCGTGTGTATGTTCATGCTTACCGCGACGGTATTAGTAGGTGCAGCCTCGTACAGTACTGCCTTGCAGGCTCACCAAATTAAAGCGGCTATCACTACAGTGTTATTCAACCCACGAACTGAAAATATTGAAGTGATGCACCGGTTTAATCTTCACGACGCTGAGCATGCGGTGAAAGCCTTGTTTGATAAACACGCTGACATTATGGATGACGTGGAAACTCAGCAACACTTTGCTGATTATGTGGCACGTCACTTCGCTATTTTGAACGCCGCAGGCGAGCCTTTAACGCTAGCAGACGTAGGGTTTGAAGTGGAAGGTAAGCACTTTTGGGTTTATCAAGAAACGGCTGAGCCCCCCGTGCTCGAAGGCGTAAAAATTCGCCACGATGCATTGCGTGACTTATGGCCAAAACAAGTAAACACGCTAAATGTAGAAGGAAAGGGCGATATTAGAACTCTTACCTTTGCAGATAGTGTAAACCTGTTAGAAGTAAGCTTTAACAGCCAAAATAGCGATCATCACTAA